One window of Pseudacidobacterium ailaaui genomic DNA carries:
- a CDS encoding ABC transporter permease codes for MKDILWSDVKYALRQLGRTPGFTLTAILTLALGIGVNAAMFSVIDQVFLRPLPYKNADRIVRFGGQSSSGQDLSVMSLPDAQDFAARSRSLQGVAWYSYKFVTLGGAEEPRMTPQVISSTNLFDLLGIRPMLGRSFAHDDGTPGRNHVVILGYSVWKEQLHGARDAIGSTVKLNGDPYTVIGILPAGIGFPDPRTGDFVYAPLETEIGSMHDRSNSSLSLIGLMRPGVHVPQTQIELNEIRQQLRKEFPKDESKELIRVVSYRNSLTRNVRPALLALSFAVVAVWLIACANVAGLMLTRINGRRREIAICSALGAMRARIMQRYLTECMLLALSGGIAGLGVAAAILRMLKHYLSAKLLYGENIHISISVTVFLLVASIVSALMFGLVPAWIAANASAQEGLRENSIAAGTSRRQSILRDAVVVTEITLTLTLLIAAGLMIRTLLVLQHAKLGFVPEKVVTGEIYLPTHGTGAFGLQYNPDASDLIQTFYRPLEEKLEHTPGITAVGLETVRPMQPNWSFSGSVWIRGRPKPDAASEQHAILRTVNPGYFQTFRIQLLRGRFFDEKDTPDSPLVAVVNQAFVHRVFPGEDPIGKQMKVNETDSPRNWATIVGISDNVRQLSAGDESQPEFDLDLMQLKPSDDLYPILASFIMNISVRGSLPANTTERAIRTAVHQLQPEIAIDGLSPMDQIVTDSLGDQTLAARLLAIFGLAALGIAIAGIYGLFSYSVSQRTREFGVRLILGAPREAVVWLVLRHALFLLGIGVAAGTAMAFAISGVMRSFIYGFHGYDVFTLLAVVLVLSVCGLVASYLPARKAAAVDPIAVLRME; via the coding sequence ATGAAGGACATTCTCTGGAGTGACGTAAAGTACGCTCTGCGCCAGTTGGGCAGGACGCCCGGTTTCACCCTCACCGCCATCCTGACGCTGGCGCTGGGTATTGGCGTAAACGCGGCCATGTTTTCGGTCATTGACCAGGTGTTCCTTCGTCCCTTGCCATACAAAAATGCCGACCGCATCGTTCGCTTCGGAGGGCAGAGCAGTTCAGGTCAGGATCTTTCAGTCATGTCGTTGCCGGACGCTCAGGATTTCGCTGCCCGCAGCCGTTCTCTCCAGGGAGTTGCCTGGTACTCCTATAAATTCGTCACGCTAGGCGGCGCAGAGGAACCTCGAATGACGCCGCAGGTCATCAGCAGCACCAATCTCTTTGACCTGCTTGGTATACGGCCCATGTTGGGACGCAGCTTTGCCCATGATGATGGCACACCGGGCAGAAATCATGTGGTGATTCTTGGTTACAGCGTCTGGAAGGAACAGTTGCATGGCGCGCGGGATGCAATCGGCAGCACCGTCAAGCTGAATGGCGATCCCTACACGGTCATAGGGATATTACCGGCAGGGATTGGGTTTCCTGATCCCAGAACTGGGGATTTCGTATATGCCCCTCTGGAAACTGAAATCGGATCGATGCACGATCGTTCCAATTCCAGTTTAAGTCTCATTGGTCTGATGCGTCCGGGAGTCCACGTGCCTCAGACGCAGATTGAACTGAATGAGATCCGGCAGCAACTTCGCAAAGAATTTCCCAAAGACGAGTCCAAAGAACTCATTCGGGTAGTAAGTTATCGCAATTCACTCACCCGTAATGTGCGTCCTGCGCTTCTGGCGCTTAGTTTTGCCGTAGTCGCCGTATGGCTTATTGCCTGTGCCAATGTGGCCGGACTGATGCTTACGCGCATCAACGGGCGACGCCGCGAAATCGCGATCTGCTCCGCACTGGGTGCCATGCGCGCAAGGATCATGCAACGCTACCTCACCGAATGCATGTTGCTTGCGCTTAGCGGAGGTATTGCAGGACTGGGTGTTGCCGCTGCCATTCTGCGCATGTTGAAACATTATCTTTCAGCAAAGCTGCTTTATGGAGAAAACATTCACATCAGCATTTCTGTGACTGTATTTCTTCTTGTAGCCTCAATCGTTTCAGCCTTGATGTTCGGACTGGTCCCGGCCTGGATTGCAGCCAACGCCTCTGCTCAGGAAGGGTTACGCGAGAACAGTATCGCTGCCGGAACCAGCAGGCGCCAGTCCATCTTGCGTGATGCTGTTGTGGTAACGGAGATTACGCTGACCCTAACATTGCTCATTGCGGCCGGATTGATGATTCGGACCTTGTTGGTTCTGCAGCACGCGAAACTTGGTTTTGTGCCGGAAAAAGTAGTGACGGGAGAAATTTACCTGCCGACACACGGTACTGGGGCCTTTGGACTGCAATATAATCCGGATGCATCCGATCTGATTCAGACCTTCTATCGCCCTCTTGAAGAAAAGCTGGAGCATACTCCTGGTATAACCGCTGTCGGGCTGGAAACGGTAAGACCGATGCAGCCAAACTGGTCCTTTAGCGGTTCAGTGTGGATAAGAGGCCGCCCGAAGCCCGATGCAGCAAGTGAGCAACATGCAATTCTACGCACCGTAAATCCCGGCTATTTTCAGACCTTCCGCATCCAGCTGCTTCGCGGCCGCTTCTTCGATGAGAAGGACACACCAGATTCTCCTCTTGTAGCGGTTGTGAACCAGGCTTTCGTCCATAGGGTATTTCCCGGAGAAGACCCGATCGGAAAGCAGATGAAGGTAAACGAAACAGACAGCCCACGGAATTGGGCTACCATCGTTGGGATCTCAGACAACGTGCGCCAGCTTTCCGCCGGCGACGAATCCCAGCCGGAATTTGATCTTGATCTGATGCAGCTAAAACCCAGTGACGATCTCTATCCTATCCTTGCTTCATTCATCATGAATATTTCCGTACGCGGGTCTCTTCCTGCAAATACCACGGAACGCGCAATACGGACTGCTGTTCATCAATTACAACCAGAGATTGCCATTGATGGATTGAGTCCGATGGACCAGATCGTGACCGATTCCTTAGGAGACCAAACCCTTGCAGCCCGCCTGCTTGCTATCTTTGGCCTTGCGGCGCTTGGAATCGCCATAGCGGGAATCTATGGATTGTTCTCTTATTCCGTGAGTCAGCGGACGCGGGAATTCGGTGTGCGCCTCATCTTAGGAGCACCTCGCGAAGCCGTAGTCTGGTTGGTCTTGCGTCATGCTCTGTTTCTCCTCGGCATCGGCGTTGCTGCAGGGACTGCCATGGCTTTTGCCATCAGCGGAGTCATGCGCTCTTTTATATATGGTTTCCACGGCTATGATGTTTTTACTCTGTTGGCTGTTGTCCTGGTCCTATCCGTGTGCGGACTTGTGGCGAGCTATCTTCCCGCCCGGAAGGCGGCCGCTGTGGACCCGATAGCTGTGCTGCGTATGGAATAA
- a CDS encoding SDR family NAD(P)-dependent oxidoreductase, with protein sequence MNPCIFDLKGRTAVVIGGTSGIGRSIALGLAKAGADVVASSRHLEDVEKTSAEIQAQGRNSLAVTVDVRDRTSLQALHDKVLERFGRVDILVNSAGTTTRISTLDCSEDDWNLVLETNLTGTFRSCQIFGRTMQAQRYGRIINIASLATFVAFHEVAAYGASKAAVASLTRSLAIELARDGVCVNAIAPGIFPTSLNADLLDSTPRGHEMHMRIPMQRFGHTDELIGAAIFLASDAASYVNGQVIVVDGGYLASGVNQ encoded by the coding sequence ATGAACCCGTGCATTTTTGATTTGAAAGGAAGAACGGCCGTTGTGATCGGGGGCACGTCGGGCATAGGCCGCTCGATTGCGCTGGGACTGGCCAAGGCCGGGGCCGACGTTGTCGCTTCTTCTCGACACTTAGAGGATGTTGAAAAGACATCCGCAGAAATCCAGGCACAAGGCAGAAATAGTCTGGCAGTTACGGTCGATGTACGGGACCGTACTTCATTACAGGCCCTTCACGATAAGGTGTTGGAAAGATTCGGCAGAGTAGACATTCTGGTGAATTCTGCCGGGACCACGACTCGCATCTCTACCCTTGACTGCTCAGAGGACGATTGGAACCTGGTTCTGGAAACAAACCTGACTGGGACATTTCGTTCCTGCCAGATATTTGGGCGCACCATGCAGGCACAGCGGTATGGAAGGATCATCAATATTGCTTCTCTGGCTACCTTCGTTGCTTTTCACGAAGTGGCTGCGTACGGGGCAAGCAAGGCTGCTGTTGCTTCCCTTACCCGCTCGCTGGCGATTGAGCTGGCCCGCGACGGCGTTTGTGTGAATGCTATTGCTCCTGGAATTTTTCCAACATCCTTGAATGCTGACCTTCTTGACAGCACTCCTCGCGGGCATGAGATGCACATGCGAATCCCGATGCAACGCTTCGGGCATACGGACGAATTGATCGGCGCGGCGATTTTTCTTGCTTCCGATGCCGCTTCGTACGTAAACGGACAGGTCATCGTGGTCGACGGAGGATATCTTGCCAGCGGAGTGAATCAGTAA
- a CDS encoding carboxypeptidase-like regulatory domain-containing protein, whose amino-acid sequence MTVPNLQIKIGAVLALFAAMLALPVHAENPATVSGVVRDAKGTPQIGALVELLGPNLSVLAQTFTDNKGRYSLAGIQPGTYNIKATGSLFLPTLRENLRVLANSRVVVNLTLNTLYEAFRWLPAQPRQVNEPQDDWTWTLRLSANRPLLRLLEDGPLVVVSDGDGSAPALKARVVVRGGSNQFGDGGVHNDFEIEHSNGDGQAVLLRADLSQPESAAALTAVHASLGYARDLGMGRTFRSVVAYQDQPGIESGIQGQGMQAVILRTAETMELMDGLSAEFGNDLQAVHLGQSQFASHPFGGLTLHTESNQISYHVATSPGAQHASELDRENTLIPALTEKNGKLLLESGLHQELSVAHHAGNTSMRVTFFRDDISHPAINGGGTLSLADWNSGNLLYDPNTDLMKVAGQSYSGNGVLAEMNSEVNDDLWINFAFAWGNTLAMDHLSGPVTLQDGISDLYQHSAEMLSASMTGKMKHTGTQWRASYRWQPQDTVTVVAPFDSSLPSPYLSLYFRQPIHCHMLPYRMEALIDVRNLLAQGYRPFVTRDGSTLYFAQAERSIQGGLAFTF is encoded by the coding sequence ATGACAGTTCCCAATCTGCAAATAAAAATCGGTGCAGTGCTCGCGCTGTTTGCGGCCATGCTGGCATTGCCCGTACACGCGGAAAATCCTGCGACTGTTTCCGGGGTGGTCCGCGATGCAAAGGGGACCCCGCAAATAGGAGCACTGGTCGAATTACTCGGCCCAAACCTTTCCGTACTGGCGCAGACCTTCACGGACAATAAAGGTCGATATTCTCTGGCCGGCATTCAACCAGGCACCTACAACATTAAGGCGACTGGATCGCTCTTCCTGCCGACGCTCCGCGAAAATCTTCGCGTTCTCGCCAATTCCAGAGTTGTTGTCAATCTCACACTCAACACCCTGTATGAGGCCTTTCGTTGGCTACCGGCACAGCCCCGCCAGGTCAACGAACCGCAGGACGACTGGACATGGACGCTTAGACTTTCGGCCAACCGTCCCTTGCTGAGACTTCTTGAGGATGGCCCTCTCGTTGTAGTTTCCGATGGGGATGGCTCAGCTCCGGCCCTGAAGGCCCGCGTCGTAGTTCGCGGCGGCTCCAACCAATTCGGCGATGGTGGTGTTCATAACGACTTTGAAATTGAGCATTCTAACGGTGATGGGCAAGCTGTGCTTTTGCGCGCGGACCTGAGCCAACCGGAAAGCGCTGCCGCACTTACTGCAGTTCATGCCTCTCTGGGATATGCTCGGGACCTTGGCATGGGACGGACCTTCCGCTCCGTGGTGGCCTACCAGGACCAGCCTGGGATCGAAAGCGGGATCCAAGGGCAGGGTATGCAGGCGGTCATACTCCGCACAGCGGAGACCATGGAGCTCATGGACGGCCTCTCTGCCGAATTTGGAAATGATCTTCAAGCCGTTCATCTGGGACAAAGTCAATTCGCCAGCCACCCCTTCGGCGGGCTCACTCTGCATACAGAGAGCAATCAGATTTCCTATCATGTAGCCACCTCTCCCGGCGCCCAGCACGCAAGTGAGCTTGACCGTGAAAATACCCTCATCCCAGCATTGACGGAAAAGAATGGCAAGCTGTTGCTGGAAAGTGGCCTGCACCAGGAACTTTCCGTTGCACATCATGCAGGAAATACCAGCATGCGTGTGACATTTTTCCGTGACGACATTTCCCATCCTGCGATTAATGGAGGTGGCACTCTCTCTTTGGCGGACTGGAACAGTGGGAACCTGCTTTATGACCCCAATACAGATCTGATGAAGGTCGCAGGGCAGAGCTATTCCGGAAATGGTGTGCTGGCAGAGATGAACAGTGAAGTGAACGACGATCTCTGGATCAACTTTGCATTTGCTTGGGGCAATACTCTGGCCATGGACCATCTTTCCGGACCTGTGACCTTACAGGACGGGATTTCCGACCTGTATCAGCACAGTGCAGAGATGCTTTCAGCAAGCATGACGGGGAAGATGAAGCATACCGGCACGCAATGGCGTGCATCGTATCGCTGGCAGCCTCAAGATACTGTCACTGTGGTCGCCCCCTTTGACTCTTCCCTGCCCTCTCCATATCTCAGTCTTTACTTTCGCCAGCCCATACACTGCCACATGCTTCCTTATCGCATGGAAGCCTTGATTGACGTGCGCAATCTTCTGGCCCAAGGATACCGACCCTTCGTGACGCGGGACGGTAGCACCCTGTACTTTGCCCAGGCCGAACGAAGCATACAAGGCGGACTGGCATTTACCTTCTGA
- the manD gene encoding D-mannonate dehydratase ManD, which translates to MKITRAWVNICSPGRNFVTLKVETDEGFYGLGDATLNGREMAVASYLTEHVVPCIIGRDPFQTEDIWQYLYRGAYWRRGPVTMAAIAAVDVALWDIKGKALQTPVYNLLGGKSREGVLVYAHAHGNSTEEVIADVQKHMEMGYLAVRAQSAIPGLDSTYGVPKKAQPYEPAERGLPSESRWSSELYLRHTPRLFEKLRAAIGEDVHLLHDVHHRLTPIEAARLGKELEPFHLFWMEDPVPAELQEGFKIIREHTTTPVATGEVFHSIWDAHDLIRNQWIDYIRMSVVHSGGLTHLKKVADFASLYHVRTGCHGATDLSPVTMAAALHFGIAVHNFGIQEHMPHSAETNAVFPHAYSFKAGYMYPGDAPGLGVDLDESLAKKYPYQRAYLPINRRLDGTLTDW; encoded by the coding sequence ATGAAGATTACTCGCGCTTGGGTCAATATCTGCTCTCCGGGACGTAATTTCGTTACCCTCAAAGTAGAAACCGACGAAGGCTTTTACGGACTGGGCGATGCGACGCTTAATGGCCGGGAGATGGCGGTCGCCAGTTATCTTACCGAGCATGTGGTCCCCTGCATCATCGGGCGCGACCCTTTCCAGACTGAGGACATCTGGCAATATCTCTATCGTGGAGCATATTGGCGGCGTGGACCAGTCACCATGGCAGCCATCGCTGCCGTGGATGTCGCACTATGGGACATCAAGGGTAAAGCACTCCAAACTCCTGTTTATAACCTGCTGGGCGGCAAGAGTCGGGAAGGCGTGCTTGTGTATGCGCATGCGCATGGCAATTCTACTGAAGAAGTAATCGCTGATGTTCAAAAACATATGGAAATGGGTTACCTCGCCGTGCGCGCGCAGAGCGCCATTCCTGGACTTGATTCTACCTATGGTGTTCCGAAAAAAGCACAACCCTATGAGCCTGCCGAGCGCGGTCTGCCTTCTGAAAGCCGATGGTCGTCGGAGCTGTATCTGCGGCACACTCCGAGGCTGTTTGAGAAATTGCGTGCGGCAATCGGGGAAGATGTGCATCTGCTGCACGATGTTCATCACCGCCTGACACCAATCGAGGCAGCCCGACTGGGCAAAGAGCTTGAGCCGTTTCACCTCTTCTGGATGGAAGATCCTGTCCCGGCTGAGCTGCAAGAGGGCTTCAAAATCATCCGTGAGCACACCACTACTCCGGTTGCTACGGGCGAGGTCTTCCACAGCATCTGGGACGCCCATGATTTAATTCGCAACCAGTGGATCGACTACATCCGCATGTCTGTCGTCCATTCCGGTGGGCTGACGCATTTAAAAAAGGTCGCTGACTTTGCCTCTCTTTATCATGTCCGAACCGGATGCCACGGAGCTACAGACCTTTCGCCTGTAACGATGGCCGCTGCCTTGCACTTTGGCATCGCTGTGCATAACTTTGGGATTCAGGAACACATGCCACATTCAGCAGAAACAAATGCTGTCTTTCCTCACGCATATTCCTTCAAAGCTGGATATATGTATCCCGGCGATGCTCCAGGACTAGGCGTAGACCTGGATGAAAGCCTCGCAAAAAAGTATCCATACCAGCGGGCCTACCTGCCCATCAACCGGAGACTGGATGGAACGCTTACAGACTGGTAA
- a CDS encoding ROK family transcriptional regulator: MRHVDLTSAELASSETARHINRDIILQLIRTRQPISRADLARISGLQRSTVSQIIEQLLEERWVREGALAHLPRGRRPTLVHLNDDLVVLAADIHPRQATVALVDLNGRLLSRSTLPIGTNPAKALHAITECMKRICDAHPKKSIEGIGVSLPGRVDPKTQRLVFAPNLHWPDFDIKGTIEREMHLHTEMENAATACLLSELWFGRMDGIRDAVLITVSEGIGSGVMTNGQIVSGRNGMAGEFGHVPLDPSGPRCACNANGCWEMFASCNAALRYYSELDPRGKRITFHELLSLAEEGNTRAIDALSKQARYLGKGLRTVIAGLSPEVILVAGDVTSAWARFAPLVEAEIKYAVLAGHPPQLLPTHEGDVARLRGAAALLLQRHSVS, from the coding sequence ATGCGGCATGTGGACCTGACCTCGGCCGAACTGGCATCGAGTGAAACGGCCCGCCACATTAACCGAGACATTATTCTGCAACTGATCCGGACACGCCAGCCCATCTCTCGGGCCGACTTGGCACGCATCTCAGGGCTTCAGCGCAGCACTGTTTCACAGATCATTGAGCAATTGCTAGAGGAGCGTTGGGTGCGCGAAGGCGCGCTGGCACATCTGCCCCGTGGGCGGCGACCCACTCTTGTTCACCTGAATGACGATTTAGTTGTCCTCGCAGCCGATATTCATCCACGGCAGGCAACAGTAGCGCTCGTAGATCTGAATGGACGCCTGCTGTCCCGGTCTACACTGCCTATCGGTACAAATCCGGCGAAGGCCCTTCACGCCATCACGGAGTGCATGAAACGTATTTGTGATGCGCATCCTAAAAAGTCGATTGAGGGCATAGGCGTCAGTCTTCCGGGACGTGTGGATCCGAAGACGCAGCGTCTGGTTTTTGCACCGAACCTGCATTGGCCAGACTTCGACATTAAAGGCACGATCGAACGTGAGATGCATCTCCATACTGAGATGGAAAATGCCGCCACGGCCTGTCTACTCTCTGAGCTCTGGTTTGGCAGAATGGACGGCATTCGTGATGCGGTGTTGATTACGGTCTCAGAAGGCATCGGCTCTGGTGTAATGACCAATGGACAGATCGTCTCCGGCAGAAATGGGATGGCCGGAGAATTTGGTCATGTTCCGCTCGATCCCTCCGGACCGCGCTGCGCCTGTAATGCGAATGGGTGCTGGGAAATGTTTGCCTCCTGTAATGCAGCCCTGCGCTACTATAGCGAGCTTGATCCAAGGGGAAAACGCATCACATTCCACGAGCTCCTGAGCCTTGCGGAAGAGGGCAATACACGCGCTATCGACGCTCTGAGTAAACAAGCACGGTATCTCGGCAAGGGACTACGCACAGTGATTGCTGGCCTTTCACCGGAAGTCATTCTGGTTGCTGGCGATGTGACCTCAGCCTGGGCACGTTTTGCTCCGCTGGTGGAAGCGGAAATCAAATATGCTGTTCTGGCCGGACATCCACCCCAGCTTCTTCCAACTCATGAGGGCGATGTGGCCCGTCTTCGCGGCGCTGCCGCATTACTTTTGCAAAGGCATTCTGTTTCATGA
- a CDS encoding TonB-dependent receptor codes for MQRSSAQVLYGSLTGTVTDSSGAAINAVQVTALDVHTGTSQTTTTDSNGIYRFSTLLPGSYKITVVSSGFATQETTNVAVRANEVTRLDAQLKVASATQSITVTTAPPILQTDKADVHTDLTSREIENLPIMGSQGANFQSLLRTIPGAGLTAETNSLAGNPQRAINTNMNGLSNQGNNTRIDGAQDAYPWLPANVAYVPPADAIESVNVVTNSFDAEQGMAGGAAINVQIKSGTNRFHGSAHEYHTDQNFAARNYFQTDPKLFPKKNRNNQNQFGGAFGGPIIKDKLFFFADYERTTQRQLAGPDTRTLPTSAMIQGDFRNLPGNPIIYDPATGDAHGANKQQVSCNGVLNVICPNRIDPAAQTMIKLLQPLISQEFQTSNGLNNWTGSGTALFNRDNADFKVTYVPNQNSTLFGRYSFSKTLVYDPPLLGAAIGDATNGGQLGNAPGLVQSVGLGATHAFTPALLVDWNFGFTRQRLGSTFDLTSARGLDELHIPGTNNAGATGDPSLYYGWPGFTFPTGGASLGNAQPANPFLFRDQQFVTGANLSWNKGKHGFRGGIEWNHSQINHFQPQGGTFQQPRGAFQFNGNVTALQGSTPTWFNSWADFLLGLPSTTGKARALFNPTALRWTQWAWYLQDRYQVTARLTLTYGVRWEFYPFGYSDNGKGLRVLDLTTGKVLLGGYGNVPRDDGMDVGSGQFLPRLGLAYRATPDTVIRAGYGMSADPYTWHVLRNAYPSVLLDTNTPANTADFIPAASLTGANGTGLGSGSYSVPTGIVLAPLPDLSSGMISLPQNISTTTVPNPFHRGYIHSYNFTVEQQIQNNFTFNIGYVGTYAVRPVVNMNANASAPGAGSAGGLLSQAYGANYTGTINKLNPFKHSRYDSLQSSLTYRFAGGSNIRAAYTWSKAMDYADNEDLGFLSFPYPDYWEKNYAPAGFDRTNNFEFAGVIALPFGKEGLWAKSGVGSAILGGWLINPILSIMSGSPFTVSAGGNLNANGSSQTADLVKPFRLTHGKPPRTGVTCALGDTSCEYFDPRSFAAPWICTNPNPSSCPAGISPPHYGNTNRNEFRGPGFFNMNLSVVRDFKIKEWATLQVRADAFGLTNTPHFANPNVSCPANATLPGQLCNTGTNNNFGVITGTAQPGGFFGPDAGNRTMWLGARVMF; via the coding sequence GTGCAGCGGTCATCTGCGCAGGTCTTGTATGGATCGCTGACCGGTACCGTTACAGACAGCAGCGGCGCGGCGATCAATGCAGTACAAGTTACAGCTTTAGATGTACATACGGGAACGAGTCAGACTACGACTACGGATTCTAATGGGATCTACCGGTTTTCAACTTTATTGCCAGGAAGTTACAAAATTACTGTGGTTTCTTCAGGGTTTGCTACACAGGAAACGACGAATGTCGCTGTACGTGCCAATGAAGTCACCAGGCTGGACGCTCAACTGAAAGTGGCCTCGGCTACGCAGAGCATTACTGTAACAACGGCCCCTCCCATTCTTCAGACAGACAAAGCAGATGTACATACAGACCTGACATCGCGGGAAATAGAGAATCTGCCCATTATGGGATCTCAGGGGGCAAATTTTCAGTCCTTGCTTCGTACCATCCCGGGAGCTGGACTGACTGCGGAAACAAACTCCCTCGCCGGAAATCCGCAGAGAGCCATCAATACGAATATGAATGGGCTCTCGAACCAGGGAAATAATACACGGATTGATGGAGCACAGGATGCATATCCGTGGCTGCCGGCAAATGTGGCTTATGTTCCTCCGGCAGATGCCATAGAATCTGTGAACGTTGTTACCAATTCGTTTGATGCAGAGCAGGGAATGGCAGGTGGGGCCGCCATTAATGTGCAGATCAAATCGGGCACAAATCGATTTCACGGCAGCGCGCACGAATATCATACTGACCAAAATTTTGCGGCGAGAAATTACTTCCAGACCGACCCGAAGCTCTTTCCGAAAAAGAATCGAAATAATCAGAACCAGTTCGGAGGTGCGTTTGGCGGCCCAATCATAAAGGATAAGTTGTTCTTCTTCGCAGATTATGAACGCACGACCCAAAGACAACTGGCTGGTCCGGATACACGGACTCTTCCTACATCTGCGATGATCCAGGGCGATTTTCGCAATTTGCCCGGCAACCCAATCATTTACGACCCCGCCACTGGCGATGCGCACGGCGCAAATAAGCAACAGGTTTCCTGCAATGGCGTGTTGAATGTCATTTGTCCCAATCGAATTGACCCCGCTGCCCAGACCATGATCAAGCTGTTACAGCCGCTCATTTCGCAGGAGTTTCAGACCAGCAATGGGCTGAATAACTGGACAGGAAGTGGAACAGCCCTCTTTAACCGCGATAATGCAGATTTCAAGGTTACTTACGTACCAAATCAGAACTCAACACTTTTCGGGCGCTATAGCTTTTCAAAAACTCTGGTTTACGATCCGCCCCTTTTAGGCGCTGCCATCGGAGATGCCACAAACGGTGGACAGCTCGGGAATGCCCCCGGGCTTGTACAGAGTGTGGGACTTGGAGCAACCCACGCCTTCACTCCCGCCCTTTTAGTGGACTGGAATTTTGGTTTTACCCGCCAGCGCTTGGGATCCACCTTCGATCTGACCTCTGCCAGAGGTCTGGATGAACTCCATATTCCAGGAACCAACAATGCCGGAGCTACTGGAGATCCTTCCCTCTACTATGGCTGGCCCGGTTTTACCTTTCCTACAGGAGGAGCAAGCCTGGGAAATGCACAGCCCGCAAATCCATTCCTCTTTCGTGATCAGCAGTTTGTAACGGGCGCCAATCTGAGCTGGAATAAAGGGAAGCATGGATTCCGGGGTGGTATCGAATGGAACCATTCTCAAATCAATCATTTCCAGCCTCAGGGGGGAACATTTCAACAGCCTCGCGGTGCATTCCAGTTTAACGGCAATGTAACAGCACTGCAGGGATCTACCCCGACTTGGTTCAACTCCTGGGCCGACTTTTTGCTGGGACTGCCAAGCACGACAGGAAAAGCAAGAGCGCTTTTCAATCCTACGGCGCTGCGATGGACACAGTGGGCATGGTATTTGCAGGACCGCTATCAGGTCACCGCGAGGCTTACTTTGACTTATGGTGTGCGCTGGGAGTTTTATCCATTTGGCTATAGCGATAATGGAAAAGGTCTCCGCGTTCTGGATCTCACCACTGGCAAGGTGCTGCTTGGCGGATACGGGAATGTTCCTCGGGATGATGGCATGGACGTAGGATCAGGTCAGTTCCTACCCCGTTTGGGGCTTGCCTATCGCGCTACTCCTGACACTGTGATACGCGCAGGATATGGAATGAGTGCAGACCCCTACACATGGCATGTCTTACGCAATGCTTATCCGTCGGTACTGTTGGATACGAATACCCCTGCGAATACCGCGGACTTTATTCCTGCAGCTAGTCTGACAGGCGCAAACGGAACCGGGCTTGGAAGCGGTAGCTATTCTGTTCCAACCGGAATCGTCTTGGCGCCTTTGCCCGACCTAAGTAGCGGAATGATCTCTCTACCCCAAAATATCAGCACAACCACTGTGCCCAACCCGTTTCATCGAGGATACATTCATTCCTATAACTTTACAGTCGAACAGCAGATACAAAATAACTTCACTTTCAACATTGGCTATGTAGGCACATACGCCGTCCGACCTGTTGTCAATATGAACGCAAATGCTTCCGCTCCGGGCGCCGGAAGTGCGGGAGGTCTTCTGAGTCAGGCTTATGGTGCCAACTACACGGGAACAATTAACAAGCTGAATCCTTTTAAACATAGCCGGTACGATTCATTGCAAAGCAGTTTGACCTATCGGTTTGCCGGCGGATCAAATATTCGGGCAGCCTATACTTGGTCGAAGGCAATGGATTATGCGGACAATGAAGACTTAGGCTTTCTGTCTTTTCCCTATCCTGATTATTGGGAAAAAAACTACGCACCAGCGGGTTTCGACCGAACTAACAATTTTGAATTTGCCGGCGTAATCGCGTTGCCTTTCGGAAAGGAAGGTCTTTGGGCAAAAAGTGGTGTTGGCAGCGCAATACTGGGAGGCTGGCTCATCAATCCAATTTTAAGCATCATGAGCGGCAGTCCTTTTACCGTGAGCGCTGGAGGTAACCTGAATGCAAATGGCTCAAGCCAAACAGCAGACCTGGTGAAGCCGTTCCGCCTGACGCATGGAAAACCGCCTCGAACAGGCGTGACTTGCGCCCTGGGAGATACGAGTTGTGAATATTTTGATCCCCGGTCATTTGCGGCGCCGTGGATCTGCACGAATCCTAATCCGAGCTCATGCCCGGCAGGAATTTCGCCTCCACACTATGGAAACACGAATCGCAATGAGTTTCGCGGTCCTGGATTCTTCAACATGAACCTAAGTGTTGTACGGGACTTCAAAATAAAAGAGTGGGCCACTTTGCAGGTTCGCGCTGACGCTTTTGGCCTTACAAACACACCTCATTTTGCGAATCCGAATGTTTCATGTCCGGCCAATGCAACATTACCAGGACAGCTCTGTAATACAGGGACCAACAACAATTTCGGCGTCATCACGGGCACCGCACAACCAGGTGGATTTTTTGGACCCGATGCTGGAAATCGGACCATGTGGCTTGGAGCTCGTGTCATGTTTTAG